A portion of the Salmo salar unplaced genomic scaffold, Ssal_v3.1, whole genome shotgun sequence genome contains these proteins:
- the LOC106599652 gene encoding stonustoxin subunit beta yields the protein MDLCSNGTLTLAALGRPFSLGMLYDCRNDHLIPGLTLWDEEALRRDIITTDEPFTDFKVITSDSTADKYSVLNVNGSLKASCLAGLVKVEGSAKYLKDVKESQNQARVTLCYTTTKKNTQLSMSHLGQEHIKYKEMFSQGKATHVVTGILYGANAFFVFDREVSSDEDRKDIEANFKVKLNSVLNVSIGGESALDMKNSSTTETEKFSCRFHGDFLLENNPVSFQDAMDTYKTLPQKVGEGVPVQVNLLPLKALDPTAAQMVCQISGSLVDQWQTALEDLSELEMRCNDAMRSKPVKYFKEIDAKVKTLSELCFTEHLKTTLADLLPSIRGGEKEERVLSDFLKKQQEFRFNSNILSECMDRIEREINVVDRFLRMITEDYSQTCSTKIVTSNRELDKEVLNPKVKRVVCFTFTSLGCEDPILSALNSQSSENTQALVPVKPDLTRWYHSDNIFDDMDKQAGLFKDFAEANKEDTQTRFLLASIPNKEQEGASIYLYENGSKRNEHLEPPSKPEKPRACDRTHNSVTLELLPPDRGAHDVTHYLIEYCIDEKDGWSSEKMSESHTAYTVSGLLPSTGYKFKYRAVCSAGLGPDSEVSNIIRTLPSCPPGKPEIKAYSSELMVCCPMPSVIGQGVKIQNYMVEHKEVPTEESEEEAEWMKRTSKDNVCIIAGL from the exons ATGGATCTTTGCTCAAACGGAACCTTGACTCTAGCAGCACTGGGACGACCCTTCTCCCTGGGAATGCTGTATGACTGTCGCAATGATCACCTCATTCCAG GGCTGACTCTGTGGGACGAGGAAGCACTCAGAAGGGACATCATTACAACAGACGAGCCTTTCACCGACTTCAAAGTCATCACATCTGACTCTACAGCTGACAAATACTCTGTGTTAAATGTGAACGGCTCTCTCAAAGCAAGCTGTTTGGCAGGGCTGGTTAAGGTGGAGGGATCAGCTAAGTATTTGAAAGATGTTAAAGAGTCTCAGAATCAGGCGAGAGTCACACTTTGTTACACCACCACTAAGAAAAACACTCAACTGTCCATGAGCCACCTTGGGCAGGAACACATAAAGTACAAGGAGATGTTTAGCCAAGGCAAGGCTACACATGTGGTCACAGGTATACTTTATGGAGCAAATGCTTTCTTTGTGTTTGATCGTGAGGTCTCAAGTGACGAGGACCGTAAAGACATTGAGGCAAACTTTAAAGTGAAGCTTAATAGTGTTCTTAACGTTTCTATTGGGGGTGAGAGTGCTTTAGACATGAAGAACTCTTCTACAACTGAAACTGAGAAGTTCTCTTGTAGATTCCATGGGGACTTTCTCCTGGAAAACAATCCTGTATCTTTTCAAGATGCCATGGACACCTACAAAACCTTGCCTCAGAAGGTAGGTGAGGGGGTTCCTGTGCAAGTGAATCTACTTCCGTTAAAAGCCTTGGACCCCACTGCCGCCCAGATGGTTTGTCAGATCAGTGGAAGCTTAGTTGACCAATGGCAGACTGCGCTGGAAGACCTCAGTGAGCTGGAGATGAGATGCAACGATGCAATGAGAAGCAAGCCTGTAAAATACTTCAAGGAAATTGATGCCAAAGTGAAAACCTTAAGTGAACTGTGTTTCACAGAGCATTTGAAGACAACTTTGGCGGACCTCCTTCCGTCTAttagagggggagaaaaggaagAGAGGGTGTTGTCCGACTTCTTGAAAAAGCAGCAAGAGTTCCGTTTCAACAGCAACATCCTCAGTGAATGTATGGATCGCATTGAGAGAGAGATCAATGTGGTTGATCGGTTCCTAAGGATGATTACGGAGGACTACAGTCAGACGTGTTCCACCAAGATAGTCACATCGAATAGGGAACTTGACAAAGAGGTCTTGAACCCAAAGGTGAAGCGTGTTGTATGTTTCACTTTCACCTCTCTGGGGTGCGAGGACCCTATCCTGTCAGCTTTGAATTCCCAAAGCTCTGAGAACACACAAGCCTTAGTTCCAGTTAAACCGGATCTGACAAGATGGTACCACTCTGATAACATATTTGATGACATGGACAAGCAAGCTGGACTTTTCAAAGATTTTGCAGAAGCTAACAAAGAAGACACACAAACACGTTTCCTCTTGGCCTCCATTCCCAACAAGGAACAAGAAGGAGCCAGCATTTACCTTTATGAGAACGGATCCAAAAGAAACGAGCATTTGGAGCCTCCATCTAAACCTGAGAAGCCCAGAGCATGTGACAGAACTCACAACAGTGTGACGCTGGAGTTGCTCCCTCCTGATAGGGGAGCCCATGACGTCACCCACTACCTGATTGAATACTGTATTGATGAGAAAGATGGATGGAGCAGCGAGAAGATGTCTGAATCTCACACAGCCTACACAGTGTCTGGACTGCTTCCCAGTACAGGATACAAGTTCAAATACAGAGCCGTGTGTTCAGCAGGCCTTGGTCCAGACAGCGAGGTCAGTAACATCATCAGAACCTTGCCTTCATGCCCTCCCGGTAAGCCTGAAATCAAAGCCTACTCCTCTGAGCTCATGGTATGCTGTCCAATGCCGTCTGTGATTGGACAAGGGGTCAAGATTCAGAACTATATGGTAGAACACAAAGAGGTGCCCACtgaagagagtgaggaggaggcagAGTGGATGAAGAGGACTTCCAAAGACAACGTCTGCATCATCGCCGGACTGTAG